One genomic region from Spiroplasma endosymbiont of Polydrusus cervinus encodes:
- the tsf gene encoding translation elongation factor Ts: MTVTAQLVKELRDRTGAGMLDCKKALEATEGNIEEAITWLREKGITKAAKKYDRIAAEGLVGLITKGDKTVIFEVNSETDFVAKNKQFLDLMATVGEALITHEPKTVEEALKIVVDGEPLETVIVHAIATIGEKITLSRFKKRHLKADQSMGVYLHSNNRNATVLIFNGKIDETIGKQLAMHVSAMRPQFISRDDISADFLNSEKAILTAEAKNDPKNAGKPDNILEKMVEGRLNKQLAEISFLDQVFVVNPDQKIGDVIKTNNVTVVDMIRYEVGEGIEKAEIDFASEVMAQVRK, from the coding sequence ATGACAGTTACTGCACAATTAGTAAAAGAATTAAGAGATCGAACAGGAGCCGGAATGCTAGATTGTAAAAAAGCATTAGAAGCTACTGAAGGTAATATCGAAGAAGCTATTACATGGTTACGTGAGAAAGGAATTACCAAAGCAGCGAAAAAATATGATCGGATTGCTGCTGAAGGATTAGTTGGTTTAATAACCAAAGGAGATAAAACAGTTATTTTTGAAGTTAATTCAGAAACTGATTTTGTTGCCAAAAATAAACAATTTTTAGATTTAATGGCTACTGTAGGGGAAGCATTAATTACACATGAACCAAAAACGGTTGAAGAAGCATTAAAAATAGTTGTTGATGGCGAACCATTAGAAACAGTTATTGTGCATGCTATTGCCACAATTGGCGAAAAGATTACGCTTAGTCGATTTAAAAAACGGCATTTAAAAGCCGATCAATCAATGGGCGTTTATTTACATTCAAATAATCGCAATGCAACGGTGTTAATTTTTAATGGAAAAATTGATGAAACAATTGGTAAACAATTGGCAATGCATGTTTCGGCAATGCGACCACAATTTATTTCTCGCGATGATATTTCTGCTGATTTTTTAAATAGTGAAAAAGCAATTTTAACCGCTGAGGCGAAAAATGATCCCAAAAATGCGGGGAAACCAGATAATATTTTAGAAAAAATGGTCGAAGGACGGTTAAACAAACAATTAGCTGAAATATCGTTTTTAGACCAAGTTTTTGTTGTTAATCCTGATCAAAAAATTGGGGATGTTATCAAAACAAATAATGTTACTGTTGTTGATATGATCCGATATGAAGTTGGCGAAGGGATTGAAAAAGCAGAAATTGATTTTGCTTCTGAAGTAATGGCCCAAGTTCGTAAGTAA
- the rpsB gene encoding 30S ribosomal protein S2, protein MAKELTREMLWEAGAQFGHQTKRWNPKMKPYIYGEKNKIHIIDLQQTLWRLEDVKKLMANIAARKGKILFVGTKKQAKWIIKDAAEHSECFYVNQRWLGGTLTNLKTIHLRVKHLWNIERQEKNGELKLLPKKEQMLIKKEKEKLQKFLGGIKGMKELPQALFVVDPKEEHIAVREARKLRIPVIAICDTNVDPDPIDYIIPANDDTSRSIAIITHHIVDLYGDAMGIKIPESQFKPNEFMCHDGEENRHSPRARGGQYDNRRMGGKYERGKDQQYSSTHRQSYPAKKATVAPKAAPISPTTFNLETISVVDNDLEKTLAKLKVDELETLGENFALPKAKKAEMISELSKHLAIIDNKIVKK, encoded by the coding sequence ATGGCAAAAGAATTAACAAGAGAAATGTTATGAGAAGCTGGTGCTCAATTTGGGCATCAAACAAAAAGATGAAATCCCAAAATGAAACCATATATTTATGGGGAAAAGAATAAGATTCATATTATTGATTTACAACAAACATTATGAAGATTAGAAGATGTTAAAAAATTAATGGCAAATATTGCTGCTCGTAAAGGAAAAATTTTATTTGTTGGAACAAAAAAACAAGCAAAATGAATTATTAAAGATGCAGCAGAACATTCTGAATGTTTTTATGTTAATCAACGTTGATTAGGAGGAACCCTAACAAATTTAAAAACAATTCATTTACGTGTTAAACATTTATGAAATATTGAACGCCAAGAAAAAAATGGTGAATTAAAATTATTACCAAAAAAAGAGCAAATGTTAATTAAAAAAGAAAAAGAAAAATTACAAAAATTCTTAGGTGGAATTAAAGGAATGAAAGAATTACCACAAGCATTGTTTGTGGTTGATCCAAAAGAGGAACATATTGCTGTTCGTGAAGCCCGTAAATTACGAATCCCAGTTATTGCGATTTGTGATACAAATGTGGATCCCGATCCAATTGACTATATCATTCCCGCAAATGATGATACTTCTCGTTCAATTGCGATTATTACCCATCATATTGTTGACTTATATGGTGATGCTATGGGAATTAAAATTCCAGAATCGCAATTTAAACCAAATGAATTTATGTGTCATGATGGCGAAGAAAATCGTCATTCTCCCCGTGCCCGTGGTGGTCAATATGATAATCGCAGAATGGGTGGAAAATATGAACGCGGAAAAGACCAACAATATAGCTCTACACATCGCCAAAGTTATCCAGCCAAAAAAGCAACTGTAGCCCCAAAAGCGGCCCCAATTTCCCCAACAACTTTTAATTTAGAAACAATTAGTGTTGTGGATAATGATTTAGAAAAGACTTTAGCAAAATTAAAAGTTGATGAATTAGAAACCCTTGGTGAAAATTTTGCTTTACCAAAGGCCAAAAAAGCAGAAATGATTAGTGAATTAAGTAAACATTTAGCAATTATTGATAACAAGATTGTAAAAAAATAA
- a CDS encoding ECF transporter S component, which translates to MQTKLKNLLYLDTKRVAAMAIVVALYVLLSWLSKVLNLAVFPVAPFLKIELTDFLMLLAVRLFDIIYASFLTISVSWLRMLYLGDSPIDAFALMLADLIFLFIFLLGDIFVRRGINRLIKDGASKKIDYLITTINVTIATIVVSFLMTLFNWLFIYDMYAHFLHFPSETVQWFKSILVPVVIPFNLLKFSFNSAVFISIYRAVIHLQNQFVIIRSTKKTKEELHDYNIIDEIYF; encoded by the coding sequence ATGCAAACAAAATTAAAAAATTTATTGTACTTAGATACAAAAAGAGTTGCAGCAATGGCAATTGTTGTTGCTTTGTATGTGTTATTGTCATGACTAAGTAAAGTATTAAATTTAGCAGTTTTTCCAGTTGCGCCATTTTTAAAAATTGAATTAACTGATTTTTTAATGTTATTAGCTGTTCGTTTGTTTGATATTATTTATGCTTCTTTTTTAACAATTAGTGTGAGTTGATTACGAATGCTTTATTTGGGGGATAGTCCAATTGATGCATTTGCTCTAATGTTAGCAGATTTAATTTTTTTATTTATTTTTTTATTAGGAGATATCTTTGTTCGCAGGGGGATTAATCGTTTGATTAAAGATGGTGCTTCAAAGAAAATTGATTATTTAATTACAACAATTAATGTTACTATCGCAACAATTGTGGTGTCATTTTTAATGACTTTATTTAATTGATTATTTATTTATGATATGTATGCTCATTTCTTGCATTTTCCAAGTGAGACAGTGCAATGATTTAAAAGTATTTTAGTTCCAGTAGTTATTCCTTTTAATTTATTGAAATTTAGTTTTAATAGTGCTGTTTTTATTTCAATTTATCGGGCAGTAATCCATCTTCAAAATCAATTTGTTATTATAAGATCAACAAAAAAAACAAAAGAAGAATTACATGATTACAATATTATTGATGAAATTTATTTTTAA
- a CDS encoding DDE-type integrase/transposase/recombinase, giving the protein MKENNIQAEYVKRMRRKILIKQNRNKNIIKYPDLVNRNFNDIKERFSILFTDVTYLIWNGKKHYQSTILDGYTKEIIDVKWSKFNNNKLVIDNLNDAINKIKKIKKDLNKIIIHSDHGYQYTSKDYNSTCLDNKIIISMGKNYHCADNIIIDSFHSLLKKGTIHNKNYKSYNEYINDVKKWNKWYSNQKEKYIINESL; this is encoded by the coding sequence ATGAAAGAAAATAATATTCAAGCTGAATATGTAAAGCGTATGCGTAGAAAAATATTAATAAAACAAAATAGAAATAAAAATATAATTAAATATCCTGATTTAGTAAATCGTAATTTTAATGATATTAAAGAAAGATTTTCAATTTTATTTACTGATGTAACTTATTTAATTTGAAATGGTAAAAAACATTATCAATCAACAATACTTGATGGATATACTAAAGAAATTATTGATGTAAAATGATCAAAATTTAATAATAACAAACTTGTAATTGATAATTTAAATGATGCAATTAATAAAATTAAAAAAATAAAAAAAGATTTAAATAAAATAATAATTCATTCAGATCACGGATATCAATATACATCTAAAGATTACAATAGTACGTGTTTAGATAACAAAATTATAATTTCAATGGGTAAAAATTATCATTGTGCAGACAACATTATTATTGATAGTTTTCATTCATTACTTAAAAAAGGAACAATCCATAATAAAAATTATAAATCTTATAATGAATATATTAATGATGTTAAAAAATGAAATAAATGATATTCAAACCAAAAAGAAAAATATATAATAAATGAAAGTTTGTAA
- a CDS encoding transposase family protein, whose protein sequence is MARKGQKFNKYTAYFRKMIVQEVKNNSISFIAKKYQINKKTVASWYENFKKGILNTNKGPKESFEKRDLNYYKVRYELLKKLHDFYN, encoded by the coding sequence ATGGCAAGAAAAGGACAAAAATTTAATAAATATACAGCATATTTTCGAAAAATGATAGTACAAGAGGTTAAAAATAATAGTATAAGTTTTATTGCAAAAAAATATCAAATTAATAAAAAAACTGTTGCTTCATGGTATGAAAATTTTAAGAAAGGAATTTTAAACACCAATAAAGGTCCAAAAGAATCATTTGAAAAAAGAGATTTAAACTATTACAAAGTTAGGTATGAATTACTAAAAAAGCTTCATGACTTTTACAATTAA
- a CDS encoding folate family ECF transporter S component, translating to MLYLLTNIGAWIGAAILFGIGFLLDYKNLKKINILTITITSLLIALSVILTNLIGYTIPIIGEIKLALGNFLIFVTGMLLGPFFGVLSGIATDTLGALVNISGMYHGGFAFNLAFYGFLGSMVFLFKSEKLWIMKTIILYIIAFVVISFGLNVLWLYSIGWNQVILGATFIAKAIKFPIQMVIYLPMIISSFTILYKLITARHSITLWCMQKGDLILTPVNCKTKS from the coding sequence ATGTTATATTTATTAACAAATATTGGAGCTTGAATAGGAGCTGCAATTTTATTTGGAATTGGGTTTTTATTAGATTATAAAAATTTAAAAAAAATTAATATTTTAACAATTACTATTACTAGTTTATTAATTGCTTTATCAGTTATTTTAACGAATTTAATTGGTTATACAATTCCAATTATCGGAGAGATTAAGTTAGCCTTAGGTAACTTCTTAATTTTTGTAACTGGAATGTTACTTGGACCTTTTTTTGGGGTTTTAAGTGGGATTGCTACTGATACTTTAGGAGCTTTAGTTAATATTTCTGGAATGTATCATGGCGGTTTTGCTTTTAATCTTGCTTTTTATGGTTTTCTGGGAAGTATGGTGTTTCTTTTCAAAAGTGAAAAATTATGAATTATGAAAACAATTATTTTATATATAATTGCTTTTGTCGTAATTTCATTTGGTCTGAATGTGTTATGATTATATTCAATTGGTTGAAACCAAGTTATTTTAGGGGCAACTTTTATTGCCAAAGCAATTAAGTTTCCAATTCAAATGGTAATTTATTTACCAATGATAATTTCTAGTTTTACTATTTTATACAAATTAATTACCGCTCGTCATAGTATTACGTTATGATGTATGCAAAAAGGAGACTTAATATTAACCCCTGTAAATTGTAAAACTAAATCATAA
- a CDS encoding bifunctional folylpolyglutamate synthase/dihydrofolate synthase, translating into MDVKKKIFKATLFQKKYNLAILLTEKYANAQNNIKVITVIGTNGKGSVSNYLQRQLMLNYHRVGLFTSPAFLSHNERIKINNKIISDKDLKRIIKAIKPEIKKYQLTFFEIWVLICIKYFLEQKIEIAVIEAGIGGALDATNVFNNQLAVLLTSIGYEHTEVLGNNLESIIQNKVGIMKNNCNLFISASCKKNFPLIAKYLDSDRIITSEVYPQAINYYQEFNVGLVIKFLKIFNLKINYELFKVNPVLGRFTQLSKNPYFIIDGAHNPEGIGACIHTFEMLHNLNPNEVLVLYASSQKKDYMQNLTLLKEHFGNNLYITEFHHPMTWKINNIKMGNKVKNWKKLLLQNKTKNILVCGSLYFIPLVYQFYLERV; encoded by the coding sequence ATGGATGTTAAAAAGAAAATTTTTAAAGCAACGTTATTTCAAAAAAAATATAATTTAGCAATATTATTAACAGAAAAATATGCTAATGCCCAAAATAACATTAAAGTTATTACTGTTATTGGGACAAATGGGAAAGGATCAGTTTCAAATTACTTACAGCGGCAATTAATGTTAAATTATCACCGCGTTGGTCTTTTTACTTCCCCCGCTTTTTTAAGTCATAATGAGCGGATTAAAATTAATAACAAAATTATTAGTGATAAGGATTTAAAACGAATTATCAAAGCAATTAAACCCGAAATTAAGAAATATCAATTAACCTTTTTTGAAATTTGGGTTTTAATTTGCATTAAGTATTTTTTAGAACAAAAAATTGAGATTGCCGTTATTGAAGCGGGAATTGGTGGGGCCTTAGATGCGACTAATGTTTTTAATAACCAACTAGCTGTTTTATTAACCTCAATTGGTTATGAACATACCGAAGTATTAGGAAATAATTTGGAAAGTATTATTCAAAATAAAGTTGGGATTATGAAAAATAATTGCAACCTTTTTATTAGTGCAAGTTGTAAAAAGAATTTTCCATTAATTGCAAAATATCTTGATTCGGATAGAATTATTACAAGCGAAGTTTACCCGCAAGCAATCAACTATTATCAAGAGTTTAATGTTGGTCTAGTGATTAAATTTTTAAAGATCTTTAATTTGAAAATTAATTATGAGCTTTTTAAAGTAAACCCTGTTTTAGGACGCTTTACACAATTAAGTAAAAATCCATATTTCATTATTGATGGAGCGCATAATCCTGAAGGAATTGGGGCTTGTATTCATACTTTTGAAATGTTACATAATTTGAACCCCAATGAAGTGCTAGTGTTATATGCTTCATCCCAAAAAAAAGATTATATGCAGAATTTAACATTATTAAAAGAACATTTTGGAAATAATTTATATATTACTGAATTTCATCATCCAATGACATGAAAGATTAATAATATTAAGATGGGGAATAAGGTTAAAAATTGGAAAAAATTATTATTACAAAATAAAACAAAGAATATTTTAGTTTGTGGGTCGCTGTATTTTATTCCGTTAGTTTATCAGTTTTATTTAGAAAGGGTGTAG
- the uvrA gene encoding excinuclease ABC subunit UvrA, whose translation MGKDWIVVKGARENNLKNIDVEIPKDKLVVFTGLSGSGKSSLAFSTIYAEGRRRYIESLSSYARQFLGGNEKPDVDAIEGLSPAISIDQKTTSHNPRSTVGTVTEIYDYLRLLYARVGTPYCINGHGVIKSVTIKEIINNLKQLLNEGEKFMILSPVVRDKKGSFKDLFARLKQESFIRVKVNDKIRTLDEENELDKNKRQNIDIIIDRLVYKDTEDLLSRIHDAIEVALKYGNALVKIDFIDQKKEMLFSTNYSCSICGFVIPELEPRLFSFNSPAGACNECKGLGVKLEVDEDLLIPNRSLSILQGAIIYLKNIVNTTNIEWQKFKVLANHYHIMLEESVSDLTKEQLEYLIRGSDEPIEYNLKTVSGNIMRGYDYIEGIGQLIERRYTETTSESAREYYKQFMTDKKCAACLGKRLNEIPLSVKINNISISEFTDLSVEDELKEVLNLSLTDSQQEIARLIINELVNRLDFLSRVGLGYLTLSRNASTLSGGEAQRIRLATQIGSQLTGVLYVLDEPSIGLHQRDNDKLIETLKSLRDLGNTLIVVEHDEDTIRASDYVIDIGPRAGINGGEVVAAGNIEDIKQNPNSITGKYLTGELTIDVPNKRRGGNGLVLELKGARENNLKNINVTIPLNKFVCLTGVSGSGKSTLMNEILWKGIKKNLGLATERPGAHDKIVGIDNIDKVINISQDPIGKTPRSNPATYTSVFDDIRDLFANTNEAKARGYLKGRFSFNVPGGRCENCQGDGIIKISMHFLPTVYVACEVCEGKRYNDETLLVKFKEKNIYDVLEMTVDQACEFFAAQPKINQKLATMQEVGLGYIKLGQSATELSGGEAQRVKLSTFLLKRTTGKTLFLLDEPTTGLHVDDVKRLLVVLNKIVDNGDTVITIEHNLDVIKMADYIIDLGPEGGIGGGTVVATGAPEEIVLKSDISYTAQYLKPLLK comes from the coding sequence ATGGGAAAAGATTGAATAGTTGTTAAAGGTGCACGGGAAAATAATTTAAAAAATATTGATGTTGAAATTCCAAAAGATAAGTTAGTTGTTTTTACTGGTTTATCAGGAAGTGGGAAATCATCATTAGCTTTTAGTACGATTTATGCGGAAGGTCGTCGTCGTTATATTGAAAGTTTATCAAGTTATGCTCGTCAATTTTTGGGGGGTAATGAAAAACCAGATGTTGATGCAATTGAAGGACTATCCCCAGCGATTTCGATTGATCAAAAGACAACTAGTCATAATCCTCGTAGTACCGTTGGAACAGTTACCGAAATTTATGATTACTTGCGATTATTATATGCTCGTGTTGGGACGCCATATTGTATTAACGGTCATGGGGTTATTAAGTCAGTAACAATTAAAGAAATAATAAATAATTTAAAACAACTTTTAAACGAAGGGGAAAAGTTTATGATTTTATCACCTGTTGTGCGTGATAAAAAAGGAAGTTTTAAAGATTTATTTGCTCGTTTAAAACAAGAAAGTTTTATTCGGGTAAAAGTTAATGATAAGATAAGAACTTTAGACGAGGAAAATGAGTTAGATAAAAATAAACGCCAAAATATTGATATTATTATTGACCGTTTGGTTTATAAAGATACCGAAGATTTATTGAGTCGAATTCACGATGCAATTGAAGTCGCTTTAAAATATGGTAATGCTTTAGTCAAAATTGATTTTATTGATCAAAAGAAAGAAATGCTTTTTTCAACTAATTATTCATGTAGTATTTGTGGTTTTGTAATTCCGGAATTAGAACCACGTTTATTTTCGTTTAACTCACCCGCGGGGGCTTGTAATGAATGTAAAGGATTAGGTGTAAAATTAGAAGTTGATGAGGATTTATTAATTCCTAATCGGTCATTGTCAATTTTACAAGGAGCCATTATTTATTTAAAAAATATTGTTAATACCACAAATATTGAATGACAAAAATTTAAGGTTTTAGCTAATCATTATCATATTATGTTAGAAGAGTCAGTTAGTGATTTAACAAAGGAACAGTTAGAATATTTAATTCGGGGTAGTGATGAACCAATTGAATATAATTTAAAAACAGTGAGTGGTAATATTATGCGGGGTTATGATTATATTGAAGGAATTGGCCAGTTAATTGAACGGCGTTATACGGAAACAACAAGTGAATCAGCGCGGGAATATTATAAGCAATTTATGACTGATAAAAAATGTGCAGCTTGTTTAGGGAAACGGTTAAATGAAATCCCGTTGTCGGTTAAGATTAATAATATTAGTATTTCGGAATTTACTGATTTGTCAGTTGAAGACGAATTAAAAGAAGTGTTAAATTTAAGTTTAACCGATTCCCAACAAGAAATTGCCCGCTTAATTATTAATGAATTAGTTAATCGTTTAGATTTTTTAAGCCGGGTTGGTTTAGGTTATTTAACATTGTCACGAAATGCGTCAACATTATCCGGGGGAGAAGCGCAACGGATTAGATTGGCAACCCAAATTGGGAGTCAGTTAACTGGCGTTCTGTATGTCTTAGATGAACCCTCAATTGGTTTACATCAACGTGATAATGACAAACTAATTGAAACCTTAAAAAGTTTGCGTGATTTAGGGAACACCTTAATTGTTGTTGAACATGATGAAGATACAATTCGGGCTAGTGACTATGTGATTGATATTGGCCCACGAGCAGGAATTAATGGTGGTGAAGTTGTTGCCGCGGGGAATATTGAAGATATTAAACAAAATCCTAATTCAATTACGGGGAAATATTTAACAGGAGAATTAACAATTGATGTTCCAAATAAACGTCGTGGTGGTAATGGTTTAGTCTTAGAACTTAAAGGTGCACGGGAAAATAATTTAAAAAATATTAATGTCACAATTCCTTTAAATAAATTTGTTTGTTTAACAGGAGTCTCTGGAAGTGGTAAGTCAACTTTAATGAATGAAATCTTATGAAAGGGTATTAAGAAAAATTTAGGTTTAGCAACCGAACGCCCAGGTGCACATGATAAAATTGTTGGAATTGATAATATTGATAAAGTAATTAATATTTCCCAAGATCCAATTGGGAAAACCCCACGCAGTAATCCTGCCACTTATACTTCAGTGTTTGATGATATTCGAGATTTATTTGCTAATACTAACGAAGCCAAAGCACGGGGTTATTTAAAAGGACGCTTTTCTTTTAATGTTCCGGGGGGGCGTTGTGAGAACTGTCAGGGTGATGGAATTATTAAAATTTCAATGCATTTTTTACCAACCGTTTATGTTGCTTGTGAAGTTTGTGAGGGGAAACGCTATAATGATGAAACATTATTAGTTAAATTTAAAGAGAAAAATATTTACGATGTGTTAGAAATGACCGTTGACCAGGCTTGTGAATTTTTTGCAGCGCAACCAAAAATTAATCAGAAGTTAGCAACAATGCAAGAAGTTGGTTTGGGCTATATTAAATTGGGACAATCAGCAACCGAACTATCTGGTGGAGAAGCGCAACGGGTTAAATTATCAACTTTCTTACTTAAACGAACAACAGGAAAAACGTTATTTTTATTGGATGAACCAACAACAGGGTTACATGTTGATGATGTTAAAAGACTATTAGTTGTTTTAAATAAAATTGTTGATAATGGTGATACTGTTATTACAATTGAGCATAACTTAGATGTTATTAAGATGGCGGATTATATTATTGATTTAGGACCAGAAGGTGGTATTGGCGGTGGAACTGTTGTTGCAACTGGGGCACCAGAAGAAATTGTTTTAAAAAGTGATATCAGTTATACGGCCCAATATTTAAAACCATTATTAAAATAA
- a CDS encoding DUF2130 domain-containing protein: MKWEFTCPNCGYIITEEDFSKNEKILANLKSIFDKHKDIYIQNLREKLIIDLQEQQKEELSRIIAEKENQFNKIKQEELDKLNQIITNQSIELSNNKINLEKLLVEKENSINLAKQKEIDDLKEHIAKLSTLIENNKLELDKTLAEKENQFNKIKQEELDKLNQIITNQSIELSNNKVNLEKLLIEKENSINLAKQKEIDDLKEHIAKLSTLIENNKLELDKTLAEKENQFNKIKQEELDKLNQIITNQSIELSNNKVNLEKLLVEKENQLMNKQQEIILNYEKELKILNFQVEELKIANATNKVIQNKTKGENFEHEVYGELLKVFEDDKVTKITSQDKKADYLQKIITDNKKIGKIVYEVKNAEWSNAWEKKLVEDMAKQDSKYGILVATSFNKKYPGIPFKKSDENPNIYLCDADSFIFVGQILRSMIKIENKLDSQKQITNYDEKIKAFTSWKEVHLPKLIKMFEDSFMRIKEAEASITKKVDEIRIAREKMHNNALHNIREFLEEFNF; the protein is encoded by the coding sequence ATGAAATGAGAATTCACATGTCCCAATTGTGGATATATTATTACAGAAGAAGATTTTAGTAAAAATGAAAAAATTTTAGCTAATTTAAAATCTATTTTTGATAAGCATAAAGATATTTATATTCAAAATTTAAGAGAAAAATTAATTATTGATTTACAAGAACAGCAAAAAGAAGAATTATCAAGAATTATAGCTGAAAAAGAGAATCAATTTAATAAGATAAAGCAAGAAGAGCTTGATAAACTTAATCAAATTATTACTAATCAAAGTATTGAATTAAGTAATAATAAAATTAATTTAGAAAAATTATTGGTTGAAAAAGAAAATTCAATTAATTTGGCAAAACAAAAAGAAATTGATGATCTAAAAGAACATATTGCTAAGTTAAGTACTCTTATAGAAAATAATAAACTTGAATTAGATAAAACATTGGCTGAGAAAGAGAATCAATTTAATAAGATAAAGCAAGAAGAGCTTGATAAACTTAATCAAATTATTACTAATCAAAGTATTGAATTAAGTAATAATAAAGTTAATTTAGAAAAATTATTGATTGAAAAAGAAAATTCAATTAATTTGGCAAAACAAAAAGAAATTGATGATCTAAAAGAACATATTGCTAAGTTAAGTACTCTTATAGAAAATAATAAACTTGAATTAGATAAAACATTGGCTGAGAAAGAGAATCAATTTAATAAGATAAAGCAAGAAGAGCTTGATAAACTTAATCAAATTATTACTAATCAAAGTATTGAATTAAGTAATAATAAAGTTAATTTAGAAAAATTATTGGTTGAAAAAGAAAATCAATTAATGAACAAACAACAAGAAATAATTTTAAATTATGAAAAAGAATTAAAAATTCTTAATTTTCAAGTTGAGGAATTAAAGATTGCCAATGCTACTAATAAAGTTATCCAGAATAAAACAAAAGGAGAAAACTTTGAGCATGAAGTATATGGTGAATTATTAAAAGTATTTGAAGATGATAAAGTTACTAAAATTACTTCACAAGATAAAAAAGCAGATTATTTACAAAAAATTATAACTGATAATAAAAAAATAGGCAAAATAGTTTATGAAGTAAAAAATGCAGAATGAAGTAATGCATGAGAAAAAAAATTAGTCGAAGATATGGCTAAACAAGATTCAAAATATGGAATTCTTGTTGCAACATCATTCAATAAAAAATATCCAGGGATTCCATTTAAAAAATCTGATGAAAATCCAAATATTTATCTATGCGATGCAGATAGTTTTATTTTTGTAGGGCAAATTCTTAGAAGTATGATTAAAATTGAAAATAAATTAGATTCTCAAAAACAAATAACAAATTATGATGAAAAAATAAAAGCATTTACTTCTTGAAAAGAAGTCCATTTACCAAAATTAATTAAAATGTTTGAAGATAGTTTTATGAGAATTAAAGAAGCAGAGGCAAGCATTACTAAAAAAGTGGATGAAATTAGAATTGCAAGAGAAAAGATGCATAATAATGCATTACACAATATTAGAGAATTTCTTGAAGAATTTAATTTTTAA